One genomic window of Mucilaginibacter sp. SJ includes the following:
- a CDS encoding trifunctional MMPL family transporter/lysophospholipid acyltransferase/class I SAM-dependent methyltransferase: MEKILVGIYNYFNIRKPLFYTVFALSFVLIGFFASRIRFEEDISKILPKDKKIEKLNYIFQNSKFVDKLIVMVSLKDSTQLQPDSLIAFADNFTETVQQKLPRYVSKINAKVDDGLVLALFGTINKNLPIYLTERDYLNIDTLIRSDQVKETLARDLRTLTSPAGLALKSMISSDPVGISYLGLKKLQQLQYDENFELYDSYVMTKDHKNLLLFITPKCSPNNTGENAVMLKGIDQVIDSLQAKNFKIINCSYFGTTAVSVGNALQLRRDSMFTQGITVVFLIVFLGFYFRKKRAPVVILVPVLFGALFSLAVVYFVKGSISVIALGTGSVVLGIAVNYSLHVFNHYRHTRSIEQVIRDLAMPLTVGSFTTIGGFLCLEFVKSEMLKDLGLFAAFSLIGASFCSLVFLPHFIASKKEQDQHTAQLSWIDKLSAYNPEYNKFIISTIVILTVVFSYTARNVSFETDMNRMNFMADKLKASEAKLNAINKYALQSVYFLAEGKTLDDALRTNEKLSAQIELLKEKNIVKKYSGVSSLIISDSLQKARIARWNNYWTPAKKQQLMAVLVNEGAALGFKPSAFDHFKELINKNFEPVGQDEMAGIRKSLLDDYITERPGRAGVITLVKISQADKAKLYNLFENSPNVTVVDKQYLTNRFVGIINNDFTSIAVMSSLLVFTVLLLTYGRIELTLVSFIPMFISWIWILGLMGLLGIQFNIVNIIISALIFGLGDDYSLFIMDGLLQEYKTGKKNLSSYKSSIFLSAITTVVGLGVLIFAKHPALRSIALISIIGIVCVVVMAQILIPFLFNLLIRNRVRKKQFPWTLSGFVISVFAFTYFVSGCLLSSLIGLFLIKLNPFKGPRSKYVYHAILSKFCWSMMYIMPNLCKRVVNKDSFEKPAVVISNHQSFLDILVLIMQHPKLILFTNHWVWNSPVFGAVVRMAGYFPVAEGVEQNIEELAEKVKQGYSMVIFPEGSRSPDGKMKRFHKGAFFLAEQLGMDILPIMLHGTGYNMTKGDFLLKNGTITIKYLPRIAAGDASFGTGYAERTKNISRYFKDEYQNLSAEIEQPAYHKEQLFYNYLYKGPVLEWYMRIKVRLEKNYQVFHELLPNQGKMLDLGCGYGFMPYMLHFAAPGRKFTGVDYDEEKIEVAANCFGKTENINFVYADALQFEMQRYDAIIMADMLHYLPPGEQKQLIEKCIANLNPSGKLIIRDGNKDMEERHKGTELTETFSTKLLGFNKTGANGLSFLSGKMLRDIAAVNDLSVAEIDNTKYTSNIIFVLKKEGQPV; this comes from the coding sequence ATGGAAAAAATCCTGGTAGGCATCTATAATTATTTCAATATCCGCAAGCCACTGTTTTATACTGTGTTTGCGTTAAGTTTTGTGCTTATCGGTTTTTTTGCTTCGCGGATAAGGTTTGAGGAGGATATTTCCAAAATACTGCCGAAGGATAAAAAGATAGAGAAACTCAACTATATTTTTCAAAACTCCAAGTTTGTTGATAAGCTGATAGTGATGGTATCGTTAAAAGATTCCACACAACTGCAGCCCGATAGCCTTATCGCCTTTGCCGATAATTTTACCGAAACCGTTCAGCAAAAACTTCCACGGTATGTAAGTAAGATCAATGCAAAGGTTGATGACGGGTTGGTGCTGGCGCTTTTCGGCACTATCAATAAAAACTTGCCTATTTATCTTACCGAGCGTGACTATCTAAACATTGATACGTTGATCCGCTCGGATCAGGTTAAAGAAACTCTTGCCCGCGATTTGCGCACGCTGACCTCGCCAGCGGGACTGGCGCTGAAAAGCATGATCAGCAGCGACCCGGTTGGCATCTCATATCTCGGCCTCAAAAAATTACAGCAGCTGCAGTACGACGAAAATTTTGAACTGTACGATAGCTACGTGATGACCAAAGATCATAAAAACCTGCTGCTGTTCATCACCCCCAAATGCTCGCCCAATAATACCGGCGAAAACGCGGTAATGCTTAAAGGTATCGATCAGGTTATTGATAGCCTGCAGGCAAAAAATTTCAAGATCATCAATTGCAGTTACTTTGGTACCACAGCTGTATCGGTAGGTAATGCCTTGCAATTACGCAGGGATTCGATGTTTACGCAGGGCATTACAGTGGTTTTCCTGATTGTATTCCTGGGATTTTATTTCAGGAAAAAGCGGGCCCCGGTGGTGATCCTGGTGCCGGTTTTGTTTGGTGCATTGTTTTCGCTGGCGGTGGTGTATTTTGTTAAGGGAAGTATTTCGGTAATAGCTTTGGGTACGGGCTCGGTGGTGTTGGGGATTGCGGTTAACTATTCGCTGCATGTGTTTAACCATTACAGGCATACCCGCAGTATTGAGCAGGTGATCCGCGATTTGGCTATGCCGCTTACCGTGGGGAGTTTTACAACCATCGGCGGTTTCTTGTGCCTGGAATTTGTAAAGTCGGAAATGCTGAAAGATCTCGGTCTGTTTGCGGCCTTTAGCTTAATCGGCGCTTCGTTTTGCTCGCTGGTGTTCCTGCCGCATTTTATCGCCTCCAAAAAAGAACAAGATCAGCATACAGCGCAGCTTTCGTGGATTGATAAGCTATCGGCCTATAATCCAGAGTATAATAAATTCATTATTTCGACTATTGTCATCCTTACCGTAGTATTTAGCTATACTGCCCGGAACGTAAGCTTTGAAACGGACATGAACCGCATGAATTTCATGGCCGATAAACTCAAAGCATCCGAAGCTAAACTGAACGCTATTAATAAATACGCCCTGCAATCGGTTTATTTCCTGGCCGAAGGCAAAACATTGGATGATGCTCTCCGGACTAACGAAAAGCTCTCGGCACAGATAGAATTACTGAAAGAAAAAAACATCGTCAAAAAATACTCCGGTGTATCATCGCTCATTATTTCCGATTCCCTGCAAAAAGCCCGCATTGCCCGTTGGAATAACTACTGGACACCTGCAAAAAAACAGCAGTTAATGGCTGTATTGGTTAATGAAGGCGCTGCCTTAGGTTTCAAACCATCCGCTTTTGACCATTTTAAGGAACTCATCAATAAAAATTTTGAGCCGGTTGGACAGGATGAAATGGCCGGCATCCGCAAAAGTTTGTTGGATGATTACATAACCGAGCGACCGGGCAGGGCAGGGGTAATTACACTGGTTAAGATCTCACAAGCTGATAAAGCCAAATTGTACAACCTGTTCGAAAATTCGCCAAATGTTACCGTTGTCGATAAGCAATACTTAACAAACCGTTTTGTTGGTATCATCAACAATGATTTTACCAGTATCGCGGTGATGTCGTCATTACTGGTGTTTACGGTATTGCTGCTCACTTACGGGCGTATCGAACTTACGTTGGTTTCTTTTATTCCGATGTTTATTTCCTGGATCTGGATTTTGGGCTTGATGGGCTTGTTGGGCATTCAGTTCAATATCGTGAACATCATTATATCGGCACTGATATTTGGTTTGGGCGATGATTACAGCCTGTTTATTATGGATGGATTGCTGCAGGAATATAAAACGGGCAAAAAGAATTTATCGTCATACAAGTCGTCCATCTTTCTATCAGCCATTACTACGGTTGTGGGTTTGGGGGTGCTGATCTTTGCCAAACACCCGGCCTTGCGTTCTATCGCGTTGATCTCCATCATCGGCATAGTTTGCGTAGTGGTAATGGCTCAGATCCTGATCCCGTTTTTGTTTAACCTCCTTATAAGAAACCGGGTGCGAAAAAAACAATTTCCCTGGACCTTGAGTGGCTTCGTAATCTCGGTTTTTGCCTTCACTTACTTCGTAAGCGGATGTTTGTTATCAAGCTTGATCGGCTTGTTCCTTATCAAGCTCAACCCGTTTAAAGGGCCAAGGAGCAAATATGTTTATCATGCTATCCTGTCAAAGTTTTGCTGGTCGATGATGTACATTATGCCTAACCTGTGTAAGCGTGTGGTTAACAAGGACAGTTTTGAGAAACCTGCTGTGGTGATCAGCAATCACCAATCGTTTTTAGATATCCTGGTACTGATCATGCAGCACCCTAAACTGATCTTGTTTACCAATCACTGGGTATGGAATTCGCCGGTATTTGGCGCAGTGGTGCGGATGGCGGGCTACTTCCCAGTGGCCGAAGGAGTGGAGCAGAATATCGAAGAACTGGCCGAAAAAGTTAAACAAGGATACTCGATGGTGATTTTCCCGGAAGGCAGCCGTTCGCCTGATGGCAAAATGAAGCGTTTTCATAAAGGGGCTTTCTTTTTGGCCGAGCAATTAGGTATGGATATCCTGCCCATCATGTTGCACGGAACCGGCTACAACATGACCAAAGGTGATTTCCTGCTGAAGAATGGCACAATAACTATAAAATACCTGCCTCGTATTGCTGCCGGTGATGCTTCATTCGGTACAGGCTATGCGGAGCGTACCAAAAACATCAGCCGTTATTTTAAGGATGAATACCAAAATCTAAGTGCTGAAATTGAACAGCCTGCCTATCATAAAGAACAACTGTTTTATAATTATTTGTACAAAGGCCCTGTACTGGAATGGTACATGAGGATCAAGGTAAGGCTCGAAAAAAATTACCAGGTATTTCATGAGCTGCTGCCTAACCAGGGAAAAATGCTTGACTTGGGTTGCGGTTATGGCTTTATGCCTTACATGCTGCATTTTGCAGCGCCGGGGCGCAAGTTTACCGGGGTTGATTATGATGAGGAAAAGATAGAGGTGGCAGCCAATTGCTTTGGAAAAACGGAGAATATCAATTTTGTTTATGCCGATGCCCTGCAATTTGAAATGCAGCGGTATGATGCCATTATCATGGCCGATATGCTGCACTATTTGCCGCCCGGGGAGCAAAAGCAATTGATTGAAAAATGTATTGCCAATTTAAATCCCAGCGGCAAGCTCATCATCAGGGATGGCAATAAGGATATGGAGGAAAGGCATAAGGGAACGGAGCTCACCGAAACTTTTTCGACCAAGTTGCTTGGTTTTAATAAAACAGGAGCAAATGGTCTTTCGTTCCTTTCGGGGAAAATGCTGCGGGATATAGCGGCAGTGAATGATCTTTCAGTCGCCGAGATTGACAACACGAAATACACTTCAAATATTATTTTTGTGCTTAAAAAAGAAGGGCAGCCGGTTTAA
- a CDS encoding DUF2062 domain-containing protein, translating to MTDNLQLLQAKFKQLQVCVIIPTYNNQGTLAAVITDVLAYTDQIIVVNDGSTDSTPAIIQSFPQIQLVSYTQNVGKGWALRKAFEFATEQGYQHAITIDSDGQHFATDLPAFIEKLEQEPDSLIIGSRNMEQSSVPGKSSFGHKFSNFWFWVETGIKCPDTQSGYRLYPIHLLKSTKFITRKYEFEIEVIVRAAWKNIKIDWVPVKVYYAPKEIRVSHFRPFQDFSRISVLNTILVIITFAYIKPRDFFRTLFDKKKAKLMLKNLFFNPEHSHQLKAKSVAFGVFMGIVPIWGFQLLVAISLAFLFRLNKAIVVTAAHISVAPMIPVIIFLSYKTGSLWMGGKDVDIPLDKISLKSIGGHLEQYLYGSISLAIFAGIIAGLLTFALLKLFKRRPVPAL from the coding sequence ATGACGGATAACTTACAACTTTTACAGGCAAAGTTTAAACAACTACAGGTATGCGTTATTATACCCACCTATAATAACCAGGGCACGCTGGCCGCTGTTATTACCGATGTGTTGGCCTATACCGATCAGATTATTGTGGTAAATGATGGCTCGACCGATAGTACTCCTGCCATTATCCAATCATTCCCGCAAATACAATTAGTTAGCTATACCCAGAATGTAGGCAAGGGCTGGGCCTTACGCAAAGCATTTGAATTTGCTACTGAACAAGGTTATCAACATGCTATCACCATTGATTCGGACGGGCAACATTTTGCTACCGACCTGCCTGCTTTTATTGAAAAACTGGAACAGGAACCGGATTCGTTGATCATTGGTTCGCGTAATATGGAGCAATCGTCGGTGCCGGGTAAAAGCAGTTTTGGACATAAGTTTTCCAACTTTTGGTTTTGGGTGGAGACAGGGATCAAATGCCCTGATACACAATCGGGCTACCGTTTGTACCCCATTCACCTGTTAAAAAGCACGAAATTTATCACCCGTAAATACGAGTTTGAAATTGAGGTAATAGTTCGTGCCGCCTGGAAAAACATCAAGATAGATTGGGTTCCGGTAAAGGTTTATTATGCCCCGAAAGAAATACGGGTATCGCATTTTCGCCCCTTTCAGGATTTTTCACGCATCAGCGTTTTGAATACTATTTTGGTAATCATCACTTTCGCATACATCAAACCCCGCGATTTTTTCAGGACGCTTTTTGATAAAAAAAAAGCTAAGCTAATGCTCAAAAACCTGTTTTTTAACCCTGAACACTCGCATCAGTTAAAAGCTAAATCTGTAGCTTTTGGCGTTTTTATGGGGATTGTGCCTATCTGGGGCTTTCAGCTTTTGGTGGCTATTTCGCTGGCCTTTTTGTTTAGGCTCAATAAAGCCATTGTGGTTACGGCAGCCCACATCAGCGTTGCGCCCATGATCCCGGTTATTATTTTTTTGAGTTACAAAACCGGCAGCCTTTGGATGGGGGGAAAGGATGTGGATATCCCTTTGGATAAAATTTCGCTTAAATCCATCGGCGGACATTTGGAACAATATCTTTACGGCAGCATTTCGCTGGCAATTTTTGCAGGTATTATAGCAGGATTGCTCACTTTTGCGTTACTAAAGCTGTTTAAGCGGAGGCCTGTCCCCGCTCTGTAA
- a CDS encoding HAL/PAL/TAL family ammonia-lyase — translation MPILQVGGKTLTLDDFYQVIFNNTAIAPNEQALQKVEASFTFLGNFSSNKLIYGINTGFGPMAQYKVSDENRLQLQYNLIRSHASGGGGLMQPQLVKALMLARLNSFMQAHSGVHPELVNLLAELINKNVTPCILEHGGVGASGDLVQLAHLALVLIGEGEVIYNEKVQPTASVFEQLNIKPLQIHIREGLAIINGTSAMTGIGLLNIIRAKKLLGWSVMLSAMINEVVGAFDDHYSHELNRVKHHTGQNAIAAQLREILKDSQMTRSRSEHLYNPENIDQEVFEDKVQEYYSLRCVTQILGPVYDTIAQAESVVVDELNSVNDNPVIDHENHNIFHGGNFHGDYVSLEMDKLKIAITRLSMLSERQLNYLLNDKLNQKFPPFLNLGVLGFNFGMQGMQFTATSTVAENQTLSYPMYVHSIPNNNDNQDIVSMGCNAALLTKKVIDNSFEVLAIQAMTLLQAVDYLDCANSLSTQTNKVYTGLRTIFPTFIEDKPKYQDLQQVKAYFEMAEIFPAFIKPFNTKNII, via the coding sequence GTGCCCATACTACAGGTTGGAGGAAAAACCCTTACACTGGATGATTTTTACCAGGTAATTTTTAATAACACTGCAATTGCACCCAACGAACAGGCACTGCAAAAGGTAGAAGCCAGTTTTACTTTTCTTGGCAATTTTTCATCCAACAAGCTTATTTACGGCATCAATACAGGCTTCGGCCCGATGGCGCAATACAAGGTGAGCGATGAAAACCGCCTGCAATTGCAGTACAATCTCATCCGCAGCCATGCTTCGGGCGGCGGCGGTTTGATGCAACCCCAACTGGTGAAAGCCTTGATGCTTGCCCGGCTTAACAGCTTTATGCAGGCACACTCCGGTGTGCACCCCGAACTCGTAAACCTGCTTGCCGAACTCATCAATAAAAACGTCACCCCATGCATATTGGAACACGGCGGCGTAGGTGCCAGCGGCGACCTGGTACAGTTAGCCCACCTTGCCCTGGTTTTAATTGGCGAAGGCGAGGTGATTTACAACGAAAAAGTACAACCAACAGCTTCAGTTTTTGAACAGCTAAATATTAAACCACTGCAAATCCATATCCGTGAGGGACTGGCCATTATCAACGGTACTTCGGCCATGACCGGGATTGGATTGCTGAATATTATCCGAGCTAAAAAACTGCTGGGCTGGTCGGTAATGTTATCGGCCATGATCAACGAGGTGGTGGGTGCTTTTGATGACCATTATTCGCACGAGCTAAACAGGGTTAAACATCATACAGGTCAAAATGCTATTGCCGCGCAATTGAGGGAAATCCTGAAGGATAGCCAAATGACCCGCAGCCGCTCAGAGCATTTATACAATCCCGAAAATATTGATCAGGAAGTTTTTGAGGATAAGGTGCAGGAATACTACTCGCTTCGTTGTGTTACGCAAATTCTCGGTCCGGTGTATGATACAATTGCTCAGGCAGAAAGCGTGGTTGTAGATGAACTGAATTCCGTAAACGACAACCCAGTTATCGATCACGAAAACCATAACATCTTCCACGGTGGTAATTTCCATGGGGATTATGTTTCGCTGGAGATGGATAAACTTAAAATTGCCATTACAAGGCTTTCCATGCTATCAGAAAGGCAGCTGAATTATCTATTGAATGATAAGCTGAACCAGAAATTTCCGCCGTTTTTAAATTTAGGCGTATTGGGTTTCAATTTCGGAATGCAGGGTATGCAATTCACGGCTACCTCAACCGTTGCCGAAAACCAAACCCTTTCGTACCCCATGTACGTACACAGTATCCCAAACAATAATGATAACCAGGACATTGTAAGCATGGGCTGTAACGCGGCCTTGTTAACCAAAAAAGTGATCGATAACAGTTTCGAGGTGCTGGCTATTCAGGCCATGACCCTGCTGCAGGCTGTCGACTATCTTGATTGCGCAAACAGCCTATCCACCCAAACCAATAAAGTTTATACCGGCTTGAGGACAATATTCCCTACATTTATTGAGGATAAACCCAAATACCAGGATCTGCAACAAGTTAAAGCTTATTTTGAAATGGCCGAAATATTTCCTGCATTTATTAAACCTTTTAACACCAAAAATATCATATGA
- the fabG gene encoding 3-oxoacyl-ACP reductase FabG, which translates to MKCALVTGGSRGIGRAICYKMAAMGYYVLVNYKGNIDEANNTLAQIRENGDDGELLQFNVADKNDIQQKLGGWIETNTEKNIEVLINNAGVKDDGLMMWMTDQQWDGVINTSLGGFFYVTRLVLNSMLVKKYGRIVNVVSLSGLKGLPGQVNYSAAKAGVIGATKALAQEVGRRGITVNAVAPGFIATDMTAGLDEKELKAMVPLRRFGTPEEVAHAVGFLASPEAAYITAEVLSINGGLYS; encoded by the coding sequence ATGAAATGTGCATTAGTAACCGGCGGCTCAAGAGGAATTGGCAGGGCCATTTGCTACAAAATGGCCGCTATGGGTTATTATGTACTGGTTAATTATAAAGGCAATATCGATGAAGCCAACAACACCCTCGCCCAGATCAGGGAAAATGGCGACGATGGCGAGCTGTTGCAATTTAATGTTGCCGACAAAAACGACATCCAGCAAAAATTAGGCGGCTGGATAGAAACCAATACCGAAAAGAACATTGAAGTTTTAATAAACAATGCCGGCGTTAAAGACGATGGCCTGATGATGTGGATGACCGACCAGCAATGGGATGGCGTAATAAACACCAGCTTAGGTGGCTTTTTCTACGTTACCCGTTTGGTTTTGAACAGCATGCTGGTAAAAAAGTACGGCCGCATTGTTAACGTGGTATCGCTTTCAGGGTTAAAAGGTTTGCCGGGACAAGTTAATTATTCGGCGGCTAAAGCGGGAGTTATTGGAGCAACTAAAGCGTTGGCGCAGGAGGTTGGCCGCAGGGGAATTACCGTAAATGCCGTAGCTCCGGGTTTTATTGCAACTGATATGACCGCCGGGCTTGATGAAAAGGAATTGAAAGCGATGGTGCCATTACGTAGGTTTGGCACTCCGGAGGAGGTTGCCCATGCTGTAGGGTTTCTGGCTTCGCCGGAAGCTGCTTATATTACAGCTGAAGTGCTTTCGATAAACGGTGGGCTGTATTCGTAA
- a CDS encoding beta-ketoacyl-[acyl-carrier-protein] synthase family protein, with product MNRVVITGMGIYSCIGKNLDEVKESLYTGRSGIVYDAIRKDFGYRSGLTGAVEKPNLKGTLDRRARIMLPEQGEYAYIATVEALQQAGIDADYIAQTDVGILYGNDSTAKAVIETTDIIREKKDTMLIGSGAVFQTMNSTVTMNLATIFKLRGVNFTISAACASGSHSIGMGYHLIKSGMQDCIICGGAQELSHYSMGSFDALSAFSVNESDPSKASRPFDRDRDGLVPSGGAATVILESLESALKRGATIFGEIVGYGFSSNGGHISNPTVEGPVRSLNMALKDAGIQASEIDYINAHATSTPAGDASEAKAIDEVFGDYKPLVSSTKSMTGHECWMAGASEIVYSMLMMQNSFVAPNINFENPDEDSAKLNIAAETVEKNIDTFLSNSFGFGGTNSSLIIKKYN from the coding sequence ATGAATAGGGTTGTGATAACAGGGATGGGTATCTATTCGTGTATTGGGAAAAATCTTGATGAAGTTAAGGAATCCCTTTATACCGGCAGGTCGGGCATTGTATATGATGCTATTCGTAAAGATTTTGGTTATCGCTCGGGCCTTACCGGTGCGGTTGAAAAGCCCAACCTTAAAGGTACGCTTGATCGCCGGGCGCGTATCATGTTGCCCGAGCAAGGCGAATATGCCTACATAGCCACCGTTGAGGCATTACAACAAGCAGGTATCGACGCCGATTACATCGCCCAAACAGATGTAGGCATTTTATACGGTAATGATAGTACGGCAAAAGCAGTTATTGAAACTACCGATATCATCCGCGAAAAAAAAGACACCATGCTCATTGGTTCTGGTGCGGTTTTCCAAACCATGAATTCCACCGTTACCATGAACCTGGCTACTATCTTTAAGCTTCGCGGGGTTAACTTTACCATCAGCGCGGCTTGCGCCAGTGGTTCGCATTCTATAGGCATGGGTTACCATCTTATCAAAAGCGGTATGCAGGACTGCATCATTTGCGGGGGCGCACAGGAACTAAGCCATTATTCAATGGGGAGTTTTGATGCGCTTTCGGCATTTTCTGTAAACGAATCAGATCCCTCCAAAGCTTCCCGCCCCTTTGATCGCGACCGCGACGGCCTGGTTCCAAGCGGCGGAGCAGCTACTGTGATTTTGGAAAGCCTGGAATCGGCCCTGAAACGAGGCGCTACTATTTTTGGCGAGATTGTTGGGTATGGTTTTTCATCAAATGGGGGGCATATTTCAAACCCAACGGTTGAAGGGCCGGTACGCTCGTTGAATATGGCATTAAAAGATGCCGGCATACAGGCTTCTGAAATTGACTATATCAATGCTCATGCCACCTCTACTCCTGCCGGTGATGCCAGCGAGGCTAAAGCCATTGATGAGGTTTTTGGCGATTATAAGCCACTGGTAAGTTCAACCAAATCCATGACCGGCCATGAGTGCTGGATGGCGGGCGCAAGCGAGATCGTTTATTCGATGCTCATGATGCAAAACTCATTTGTAGCACCAAATATTAACTTTGAAAACCCCGACGAGGATTCGGCGAAGCTCAATATCGCTGCTGAAACCGTCGAAAAAAATATAGATACATTCCTGTCAAACTCATTTGGGTTTGGCGGCACTAATTCGTCCCTGATTATTAAAAAATATAATTAA
- a CDS encoding acyl carrier protein, with protein MQIEEIIERINSFLAEEFEVDADKMLPTANLKETLDLDSLDYIDLVVVIESNFGFKVKPEDFTGIVTFQDFYDYVLSRVQPKELA; from the coding sequence ATGCAAATTGAAGAAATTATTGAAAGAATTAACAGCTTCCTGGCCGAAGAATTTGAGGTAGATGCAGATAAAATGCTCCCCACTGCAAACCTGAAAGAAACGCTCGACCTGGATAGCCTTGATTATATAGACCTTGTTGTAGTAATTGAAAGCAACTTTGGGTTCAAAGTAAAACCTGAGGATTTTACGGGTATTGTTACGTTCCAGGATTTTTACGATTATGTACTATCACGCGTACAACCTAAGGAGCTTGCATAA
- a CDS encoding LpxL/LpxP family acyltransferase — protein sequence MPAWQGKSKGSTLGYRIFVSVLKKAGVKPAYFMLRLVALYYFLFSWQSSKSTYYYFHKRLGFSKVSSILKLYRNYYLFGQSIIDKIVIMSGIPNKFTFNFDGIDNLRQIAAMNKGGLLLSSHIGSWEIAGELLDHINTRINIVMFDGEDKQIKQYMDSVTGERKINIIVIKNDLSHIFKINAAFQNNELVCMHADRFIEGNKTITRGFLGEDAKLPAGPFVMAEKFKVPVTFVYALKESALHYHFFASPVKDYSGLPKGEGIQQLINDFIISFENKVKTYPEQWYNYYNFWQ from the coding sequence ATGCCCGCCTGGCAGGGAAAATCTAAAGGCAGTACCCTTGGCTATCGCATTTTTGTAAGCGTTTTAAAAAAAGCAGGTGTTAAGCCCGCTTATTTTATGCTGAGGCTTGTGGCGCTTTACTATTTCCTGTTTTCGTGGCAATCATCAAAAAGCACTTACTATTATTTCCATAAAAGGCTTGGGTTTAGTAAAGTCAGTTCTATTCTGAAGCTTTACCGAAATTATTACCTGTTTGGGCAAAGCATTATTGATAAAATAGTGATTATGTCGGGGATTCCCAACAAGTTCACTTTCAATTTTGACGGGATCGACAACCTACGGCAGATTGCCGCCATGAACAAGGGCGGATTACTGCTTAGCTCGCACATTGGCAGCTGGGAAATAGCAGGTGAACTGCTTGACCATATCAACACCCGCATTAACATTGTAATGTTTGATGGTGAAGACAAACAGATCAAGCAATACATGGATTCGGTAACCGGCGAGCGGAAAATAAACATCATCGTTATCAAAAACGACCTGTCGCATATATTTAAGATCAATGCAGCATTCCAGAACAACGAGCTGGTTTGCATGCATGCCGACAGGTTTATTGAAGGCAATAAAACCATAACAAGGGGGTTTTTAGGTGAGGACGCAAAATTGCCGGCAGGACCTTTTGTTATGGCCGAAAAGTTTAAAGTGCCGGTAACCTTTGTTTACGCCCTTAAGGAAAGCGCGCTGCATTACCACTTTTTTGCCAGCCCGGTAAAAGATTATTCGGGCTTGCCCAAAGGCGAAGGCATACAACAGCTGATAAACGATTTTATAATCAGCTTTGAAAACAAGGTAAAAACATACCCCGAACAGTGGTATAATTATTATAATTTTTGGCAATAG
- a CDS encoding 3-hydroxyacyl-ACP dehydratase encodes MTIPTQDILTLIPQRWPFVMVDELVSSNDDTTQTTLLVQAGNVLVNDGILSEAGLVENIAQAAAAGAGYVARQFGKPVKPGFIGAVKNLEVFALPKVGDTIETEVKIENRVFDVSIIKGKITCEGSTIAQCEMKIFIQSQQ; translated from the coding sequence ATGACTATACCAACACAGGATATTTTAACGCTGATCCCCCAAAGGTGGCCCTTTGTGATGGTTGATGAACTGGTATCGTCAAACGATGACACCACGCAAACCACTTTGCTGGTACAGGCCGGAAACGTTTTGGTAAACGATGGTATTTTAAGCGAAGCCGGCCTGGTTGAAAACATTGCCCAAGCAGCCGCCGCAGGAGCCGGGTATGTTGCCCGGCAATTCGGCAAACCTGTAAAGCCGGGCTTTATAGGCGCTGTAAAAAACCTTGAAGTATTTGCCTTGCCAAAAGTTGGCGACACCATAGAAACCGAGGTAAAAATTGAGAACCGGGTATTTGATGTAAGCATCATCAAAGGAAAAATCACCTGCGAGGGCAGCACCATAGCCCAATGCGAAATGAAAATATTTATACAATCCCAACAATAA
- a CDS encoding acyl-CoA thioesterase, with protein sequence MQHSLTNTIEIEVKFSDVDMLGVVWHGNYIRYFEDGREAFGRQYGLGYMDVYNAGFIVPIVNLNCDYKRFLRYEDKVIIETIYTPAQSAKINFNYRLLKAKTGELIVKGSSMQVFVHRDNFELQLTNPDFFVDWKQKQGLI encoded by the coding sequence TTGCAGCACTCGTTAACAAATACGATTGAGATAGAGGTCAAATTCAGCGATGTGGATATGCTGGGTGTGGTTTGGCATGGCAACTATATCCGCTATTTTGAGGATGGCCGCGAAGCTTTCGGCAGGCAATACGGACTGGGTTATATGGACGTGTATAACGCGGGCTTTATTGTACCCATAGTTAATCTGAACTGCGACTATAAACGTTTTTTACGATATGAGGACAAGGTGATCATCGAAACCATCTACACGCCAGCCCAATCGGCCAAGATCAATTTCAATTACCGGCTGCTCAAAGCAAAAACCGGCGAACTGATAGTAAAAGGCTCTTCCATGCAGGTATTTGTGCACCGCGATAATTTTGAGCTGCAGCTCACCAACCCGGATTTTTTTGTGGATTGGAAGCAAAAACAAGGATTAATATAA